A window of the Sediminispirochaeta bajacaliforniensis DSM 16054 genome harbors these coding sequences:
- a CDS encoding Rossmann-like domain-containing protein translates to MQSELYRNLKDATLERSEGLFIDTISIGLGYTAVTTSDGSCGVSFSYLDKKEGCTVVKDPMDYEGKPVRELLKLLDSEKLVERSAAIALINAVNNPASAELPEDDGTLFAKLGIAKGTRCAMVGYFGPVVAQMEKAGAHLEVIDEGKGMGNAEHFFRYMESEAEALILTSTSIINGSTESILGRLRSGARCAMLGPTTPIMPEAFRFLPVDYLGGISVVNPEGVLAAVRHGKGTPAINRHAKKVLSQVHPPKSTTAGSSSRPGSLDTEEK, encoded by the coding sequence ATGCAATCAGAACTCTATCGCAACCTGAAAGATGCCACGCTGGAGCGATCCGAAGGCCTTTTCATAGACACCATATCCATCGGACTCGGTTATACCGCTGTAACCACCAGCGACGGAAGCTGCGGCGTTTCTTTTTCCTACCTGGACAAGAAAGAGGGATGCACCGTAGTCAAGGACCCCATGGATTATGAAGGTAAACCGGTCAGGGAACTGTTAAAGCTCCTCGACTCGGAAAAACTCGTGGAACGATCGGCCGCGATCGCCCTCATCAACGCCGTCAACAACCCCGCCTCGGCCGAACTGCCCGAAGACGACGGAACCCTTTTTGCAAAGCTCGGTATCGCAAAAGGAACCCGATGCGCCATGGTGGGCTACTTCGGCCCGGTCGTCGCCCAAATGGAAAAGGCGGGGGCCCACCTTGAAGTAATCGACGAGGGAAAAGGCATGGGAAATGCCGAACATTTTTTCCGCTACATGGAGAGCGAAGCGGAAGCGCTGATCCTTACCAGTACCAGCATCATCAACGGGAGTACCGAATCGATCCTGGGACGGCTTCGCTCTGGTGCCCGCTGCGCCATGCTGGGGCCCACCACCCCGATCATGCCCGAAGCCTTTCGTTTTTTACCCGTGGACTATCTGGGAGGCATATCCGTCGTCAATCCGGAAGGGGTATTAGCGGCCGTACGCCATGGAAAAGGTACACCGGCCATCAATCGCCACGCTAAAAAGGTGCTCAGCCAGGTTCACCCGCCGAAATCCACCACGGCAGGCAGCTCAAGCCGACCGGGATCTCTCGACACAGAAGAAAAATAG
- a CDS encoding ABC transporter substrate-binding protein, with translation MKKLYAIVTLMALLATALYAGGSSEDSLKTINVSYVKSPFNLPLILMKEKGMLEEAFANEGVKVVYHEITSGAKQAEAMAADSLDIGGVMNTTSVLLARSAGNDVRIIAGFSRPVDVFAIVAMDPGITSIADLKGKKVGGPKGTVLHQLLAAALDAKGYGMNDVELLEMGLPQASTAMLSGQIDAALLAGSLLIQAQKSGAHVITTAKGYVTPKLVIAARGKFLDEHPEAVERYLDVHRSAMAWMEANLDEALEVGAREQGISVEDAAKLYHWTQYITALTEEDVKTMEDDVTFMVENGMLREAVDPRSCISDTAFE, from the coding sequence ATGAAAAAACTGTATGCGATTGTTACGCTGATGGCCCTGCTTGCCACGGCCCTTTATGCCGGAGGGAGCAGTGAGGATAGTTTGAAGACGATCAATGTCTCCTATGTGAAATCCCCTTTTAATCTTCCTCTCATCCTCATGAAAGAGAAGGGGATGCTCGAAGAGGCCTTTGCGAATGAGGGAGTGAAGGTCGTCTATCACGAGATCACCTCCGGAGCAAAACAGGCAGAGGCCATGGCCGCCGATTCTCTTGATATCGGGGGAGTGATGAACACCACCTCGGTTCTGCTTGCCCGAAGCGCAGGTAACGATGTTCGTATCATCGCTGGCTTCAGCCGTCCGGTGGATGTTTTCGCCATCGTGGCCATGGACCCCGGCATCACTTCCATTGCCGATCTGAAAGGGAAAAAGGTCGGAGGACCGAAAGGCACGGTGCTTCATCAGCTCCTGGCCGCTGCTTTGGATGCAAAGGGATACGGCATGAATGATGTCGAGCTTCTTGAAATGGGGCTGCCACAGGCCTCCACAGCCATGCTTTCGGGGCAGATTGATGCAGCCCTTTTGGCGGGAAGCCTGCTTATTCAGGCCCAAAAAAGCGGGGCCCACGTCATTACCACCGCAAAGGGCTACGTCACCCCAAAGCTTGTGATCGCTGCGCGGGGAAAATTCCTCGACGAACATCCCGAAGCGGTAGAGCGATACCTGGATGTTCACCGTTCGGCAATGGCATGGATGGAGGCCAATCTCGATGAGGCCCTGGAAGTCGGCGCCCGCGAACAGGGTATCTCCGTTGAAGATGCTGCCAAGCTTTATCACTGGACCCAGTATATTACCGCGCTTACCGAAGAAGATGTGAAGACCATGGAGGATGACGTGACGTTTATGGTTGAGAACGGAATGCTGAGGGAAGCGGTGGATCCCCGAAGCTGCATCAGCGATACCGCCTTTGAGTAG